One window of the Branchiostoma lanceolatum isolate klBraLanc5 chromosome 3, klBraLanc5.hap2, whole genome shotgun sequence genome contains the following:
- the LOC136429830 gene encoding nascent polypeptide-associated complex subunit alpha, muscle-specific form-like isoform X4, producing the protein MLFGKIVVIKRNGEDGAHFPLTANSCLFGRTNECDIRIQLPNVSREHCKVDVKDNEEVVLSNLSDINPTILNGKPVTKSVVVQHKDVFTIIDRSFRFEFPPSSKFCVSPSKRKQASPDKSVSSGPLHEIQEAGGKAEVPAGTTPKKEGSPSKRGSENADTKSPGRAKTPKKTPGKSPKAAPEETGTPAAKSPKRATPAKKATPKNSPARSASPKPEEDSSPATSRRASSPLKKSGKKAPPFGSPRQPAVMPLKTSITELRRRSAPLQEALSEESPKTPKTKKATPAKATPAKSASKKRKSSGPSEFESLSKRVSFGPALSPEHFDKKLPPALPLRRGASPMTRRSTGGILAQTPELKKKRFSLAVSPRTTTIAEGEETTPKRAIPRAKSPKAKTPSPKAKTPSPKAKTPVKAATPKGKTPPRARTPSPKAKTPSPKAKTPSPKARSPSPKAKTPKAATPKAKTPTKAATPKSKTPQKARTPSPKAKTPSPRARTPSPKAKTPSPKAKTPKAVTPKAKTPMKASPKAASPRMASPKQVTPKKPAVVKRTPTPARVKMSTPAKEELRRVIAKKALGASPNLARRFPTPVREELTQAVTARAEKLSPKRSTTPVRASPKAASPKTATPAKAATPAKVATPKAATPKAATPKVATPKAATPAKVATPKAATPKVATPKAATPKAATPAKVATPAKVATPKAATPAKVATPKTATPKVATPKAATPKVATSKAATPAKVATPKAVTPRAATPAKVATPKAATPAKVATPKAATPAKVATPKSATPAKKTPKKAATPKKTPKKAATPKKTGTPAKRGQKRKLSTPGDDAPAGKRRKQVTVKTPKSARKTPARGTPARKTPARKTPARKTPARKTWADIVKAANKKSTSLAGPVGAKIVKTRTIVQTVASKKLSLAKRKSMLKAPKTPRVGVRTTGHVDSPATIFIRKARTPAAKPLKAATKFRKSGVVKKNTVEAADDSFTGMQEMFTTPSPKAAPKQSSPKKTPVSASKTPMSASKTPVSASKTPEASKTPKSATKTPKSATKTPKSAQKLSVSSLYADLETPNGPGEMYVSPLNTPTPGRGRNSTALAGVARLLKTPKAVSSPVVSPSGLKRLTKTPKTKGAPVKSPAGLKRIMKTPKAKPGKPVESPTGLKRIFHTPKNKSAPLEDLRGLKRLMTTPSQKALDVYEFTDDYTGLPEMFASPVSTTPARKTPAKTPASNKKAPASAKKIASAKKSASPKKATPVKSPAQPAKRGSKRTRVEELSDTAEETIKSPPAKRGRQAKKVTINVPPTPEPAPKKTRKTRATKPAAKQPVEEPVAEVEVVQEAVSPKKSPAKPAKRATRRGKAAAAPETQEEAPAPTRATRGRGKKAAKEVEPEVVVVASPEKVASPAKPATPVQARKTRGGRKAPAKKDVEEAAIKPAPKAASPVKRSRRGAKEAEPEVIEVAASPEKPKRGTKRAAATQEPAAPSPAKKTRATRRGKAAIAEEEKEETPAPASPTKAPAKRGRAARATKKEEVEEPTPVPAKRARTTRAKAEEVVEEAAPPAKKGRATRAKATKASPVKAASPAKTTRTTRKKAVAEEKPATPVKSRSTRGKAAKKPATPTPKKTRAAGKKAAPAKSPTPVKRTLRSRRK; encoded by the exons ATGTTGTTCGGTAAGATCGTGGTGATCAAGCGGAACGGTGAGGACGGGGCGCACTTCCCCCTCACCGCCAACTCGTGTCTGTTCGGGCG AACCAACGAGTGTGATATCAGGATCCAGCTTCCCAACGTTTCCAGGGAACACTGTAAAGTGGACGTGAAAGACAATGAAGAG GTTGTGCTGTCCAACCTAAGTGACATAAACCCCACCATCTTGAATGGCAAGCCTGTCACCAAGTCTGTCGTGGTCCAACACAAGGATGTCTTCACCATCATCGACCGCTCCTTCCGCTTCGAGTTCCCGCCCTCCTCTAAGTTCTGTGTCAGTCCGTCCAAGCGCAAGCAGGCGTCTCCGGACAA gtctgtgaGTTCTGGACCGCTCCATGAGATCCAGGAGGCTGGGGGGAAGGCTGAGGTGCCGGCTGGAACAACCCCAAAGAAAGAGGGCAGCCCAAGTAAAAGAGGTAGTGAAAACG CTGACACCAAGAGCCCTGGTAGAGCCAAGACTCCCAAGAAGACTCCAGGCAAGTCCCCCAAGGCCGCACCTGAAGAGACCGGTACTCCTGCTGCCAAGTCCCCTAAGCGTGCAACGCCTGCCAAGAAAGCAACTCCAAAG AACTCTCCAGCGCGTTCTGCGAGTCCCAAGCCTGAAGAAGACTCGTCCCCTGCCACCAGCCGACGCGCAAGCTCCCCGCTGAAGAAGAGCGGAAAGAAG GCTCCTCCGTTTGGTAGCCCCCGACAACCTGCCGTGATGCCGCTGAAGACTAGCATCACCGAGCTCCGCCGTCGCTCTGCGCCGCTTCAGGAGGCCCTCTCCGAGGAGTCGCCAAAAACTCCAAAGACCA AAAAAGCGACCCCAGCTAAGGCCACACCCGCTAAGTCAGCAAGCAAGAAGAGGAAGTCTTCCGGTCCCTCTGAGTTCGAGTCCCTGTCCAAGCGTGTGTCGTTTGGTCCTGCCCTCAGTCCGGAACACTTTGACAAGAAGCTTCCCCCGGCCCTCCCCTTGCGCCGTGGGGCATCCCCGATGACCAGGCGGTCCACAGGAGGCATTCTCGCTCAAACTCCTGAGTTGAAGAAGAAGCGTTTCTCCTTGGCAGTCAGCCCACGAACCACAACCATAGCAGAGGGAGAAGAGACGACTCCGAAGAGGGCCATCCCACGTGCGAAGAGCCCTAAGGCAAAGACCCCATCTCCGAAGGCTAAAACTCCTTCTCCTAAGGCCAAGACACCTGTGAAGGCTGCCACTCCTAAGGGGAAGACACCTCCCAGGGCAAGGACCCCATCTCCGAAGGCCAAGACCCCATCACCCAAGGCCAAGACACCATCACCTAAGGCCAGGTCCCCATCTCCAAAGGCCAAGACGCCAAAGGCAGCAACTCCGAAGGCCAAGACGCCAACTAAGGCTGCCACACCCAAGAGCAAGACACCTCAAAAGGCCAGGACTCCATCTCCAAAGGCCAAGACACCATCACCCAGGGCCAGGACACCATCACCCAAGGCCAAGACACCATCACCCAAAGCCAAGACGCCCAAGGCAGTCACTCCTAAGGCCAAGACCCCAATGAAGGCAAGTCCCAAGGCAGCCTCTCCCAGGATGGCGTCACCAAAGCAAGTTACCCCCAAGAAGCCTGCTGTGGTTAAAAGGACGCCAACTCCTGCAAGGGTCAAGATGTCCACCCCAGCGAAGGAGGAGCTCAGGAGGGTGATTGCCAAGAAGGCCCTTGGAGCCTCGCCCAACTTGGCTCGTCGGTTCCCCACACCCGTGCGTGAAGAGCTCACGCAAGCTGTCACTGCTCGTGCCGAGAAACTTTCCCCTAAGAGGTCGACTACACCAGTCAGGGCTTCGCCTAAGGCTGCTTCTCCTAAGACAGCTACACCAGCCAAGGCGGCTACACCAGCAAAGGTGGCTACACCCAAAGCCGCTACACCCAAGGCCGCTACACCCAAAGTGGCTACACCCAAGGCCGCTACACCAGCCAAGGTGGCTACACCCAAGGCCGCTACACCCAAGGTGGCTACACCCAAGGCCGCTACACCCAAGGCCGCTACACCGGCCAAGGTGGCTACACCAGCCAAGGTGGCTACACCTAAGGCCGCTACACCGGCAAAGGTGGCTACACCCAAGACCGCTACACCCAAGGTGGCTACACCCAAGGCCGCTACACCCAAGGTGGCTACATCCAAGGCCGCTACACCGGCTAAGGTGGCTACACCCAAGGCCGTTACACCCAGGGCTGCTACACCAGCTAAGGTGGCTACACCCAAGGCCGCTACACCGGCCAAGGTGGCTACACCCAAGGCCGCTACACCAGCAAAG GTGGCTACACCCAAGTCTGCTACTCCAGCAAAGAAGACTCCCAAGAAAGCAGCAACCCCCAAGAAGACACCCAAGAAGGCAGCAACTCCTAAGAAGACTGGGACCCCAGCAAAGCGTGGCCAAAAGAGGAAATTGAGCACCCCGGGTGATGATGCCCCAGCTGGAAAGCGCAGGAAG CAAGTAACAGTGAAGACTCCAAAGAGCGCCCGCAAGACCCCGGCACGTGGTACTCCGGCCCGCAAGACACCTGCTCGCAAGACTCCAGCCCGCAAGACACCGGCAAGGAAGACCTGGGCAGACATTGTCAAGGCAGCCAACAAGAAG TCTACTTCCCTGGCCGGACCTGTAGGGGCCAAGATTGTGAAGACAAGGACAATCGTCCAAACAGTCGCCAGCAAGAAGCTGTCACTTGCCAAGCGCAAGAGCATGTTGAAGGCTCCCAAG ACCCCAAGGGTGGGCGTGAGGACTACAGGGCATGTCGACTCCCCAGCGACCATCTTTATCCGCAAGGCCAGGACTCCAGCAGCTAAGCCGCTGAAAGCTGCCACCAAGTTCCGCAAGTCTGGCGTTGTCAAGAAGAACACGGTGGAGGCTGCTGACGACAGCTTCACGGGCATGCAGGAGATGTTCACCACTCCCTCACCCAAGGCTGCACCCAAGCAGAGCTCTCCTAAGAAGACCCCCGTGTCTGCTTCCAAGACCCCCATGTCTGCTTCCAAGACCCCTGTGTCTGCTTCCAAGACCCCCGAGGCTTCCAAGACCCCCAAGTCTGCTACCAAGACTCCAAAGTCTGCTACCAAGACTCCAAAGTCAGCCCAAAAGTTGAGTGTGTCCAGCCTGTATGCCGATCTTGAGACCCCAAACGGCCCTGGGGAGATGTACGTGTCCCCCCTCAACACCCCCACTCCAGGCCGTGGCAGGAACAGCACAGCCCTCGCCGGTGTTGCCCGTCTGCTTAAGACACCAAAAGCAGTCAGCTCCCCTGTCGTCAGTCCATCAGGCCTCAAAAGGCTCACCAAGACCCCCAAGACCAAGGGTGCTCCTGTCAAAAGCCCTGCTGGTCTCAAGCGTATCATGAAGACCCCGAAAGCAAAGCCTGGCAAACCAGTGGAGAGTCCCACAGGGCTGAAGCGTATCTTCCACACTCCAAAGAACAAGTCAGCTCCGTTAGAAGACCTGCGTGGCCTCAAAAGGCTGATGACAACTCCAAGTCAAAAGGCACTGGATGTCTACGAGTTCACTGATGACTACACCGGGCTCCCAGAGATGTTCGCCTCCCCTGTCTCTACTACACCTGCAAGGAAGACACCAGCCAAAACCCCAGCAAGTAATAAGAAGGCCCCAGCCAGCGCCAAGAAGATTGCGAGCGCAAAGAAGTCTGCTAGCCCCAAGAAGGCAACTCCAGTCAAATCACCTGCACAGCCAGCTAAACGTGGAAGCAAGCGGACCCGTGTCGAGGAATTGTCTGACACAGCAGAAGAAACCATCAAGTCGCCACCTGCGAAGCGTGGCCGTCAGGCCAAGAAGGTCACTATCAATGTACCACCAACTCCCGAACCAGCTCCCAAGAAGACAAGGAAGACCAGGGCTACCAAACCAGCCGCAAAACAACCTGTGGAGGAGCCGGTGGCTGAGGTGGAAGTCGTCCAAGAGGCTGTCAGCCCAAAGAAGTCGCCTGCAAAGCCAGCCAAGCGGGCGACTCGTAGGGGCAAAGCAGCAGCAGCACCAGAGACCCAAGAGGAAGCTCCAGCACCTACCCGCGCGACTCGCGGTCGTGGCAAAAAGGCGGCCAAAGAAGTGGAACCAGAAGTGGTGGTGGTTGCCAGTCCAGAGAAGGTGGCCTCACCTGCAAAACCTGCCACACCTGTGCAGGCCAGGAAGACAAGGGGAGGTAGGAAAGCACCTGCTAAGAAGGATGTTGAGGAGGCTGCCATCAAACCTGCACCCAAGGCTGCCTCGCCTGTAAAACGCTCCAGGCGTGGAGCCAAAGAAGCAGAACCAGAGGTCATCGAGGTCGCCGCTTCTCCAGAGAAACCCAAGAGAGGAACCAAGAGGGCAGCAGCAACTCAGGAACCTGCAGCACCTTCTCCTGCCAAGAAGACACGTGCTACAAGACGTGGAAAGGCAGCTATCGCCgaggaagagaaggaggaaACACCAGCACCTGCCTCTCCTACAAAGGCTCCAGCAAAGCGAGGCAGGGCCGCGAGGGCTACAAAGAAAGAAGAGGTCGAAGAACCCACCCCAGTACCTGCCAAAAGGGCCCGCACCACTAGGGCTAAAGCAGAAGAAGTAGTTGAGGAAGCTGCACCACCTGCCAAGAAGGGTCGTGCAACCAGGGCAAAGGCGACTAAAGCATCCCCGGTGAAGGCAGCGTCTCCAGCCAAGACCACCCGCACCACCAGGAAGAAGGCAGTAGCTGAGGAGAAGCCAGCCACTCCGGTCAAGTCTAGAAGTACGCGGGGAAAGGCCGCCAAAAAACCAGCCACTCCAACACCCAAGAAAACCAGGGCAGCGGGgaagaaggcagcgcctgccaagtCTCCGACACCAGTAAAGAGGACCCTCAGGTCTAGAAGGAAGTGA
- the LOC136429830 gene encoding nascent polypeptide-associated complex subunit alpha, muscle-specific form-like isoform X7, producing the protein MLFGKIVVIKRNGEDGAHFPLTANSCLFGRTNECDIRIQLPNVSREHCKVDVKDNEEVVLSNLSDINPTILNGKPVTKSVVVQHKDVFTIIDRSFRFEFPPSSKFCVSPSKRKQASPDKSVSSGPLHEIQEAGGKAEVPAGTTPKKEGSPSKRGSENADTKSPGRAKTPKKTPGKSPKAAPEETGTPAAKSPKRATPAKKATPKNSPARSASPKPEEDSSPATSRRASSPLKKSGKKAPPFGSPRQPAVMPLKTSITELRRRSAPLQEALSEESPKTPKTKKATPAKATPAKSASKKRKSSGPSEFESLSKRVSFGPALSPEHFDKKLPPALPLRRGASPMTRRSTGGILAQTPELKKKRFSLAVSPRTTTIAEGEETTPKRAIPRAKSPKAKTPSPKAKTPSPKAKTPVKAATPKGKTPPRARTPSPKAKTPSPKAKTPSPKARSPSPKAKTPKAATPKAKTPTKAATPKSKTPQKARTPSPKAKTPSPRARTPSPKAKTPSPKAKTPKAVTPKAKTPMKASPKAASPRMASPKQVTPKKPAVVKRTPTPARVKMSTPAKEELRRVIAKKALGASPNLARRFPTPVREELTQAVTARAEKLSPKRSTTPVRASPKAASPKTATPAKAATPAKVATPKAATPKAATPKVATPKAATPAKVATPKAATPKVATPKAATPKAATPAKVATPAKVATPKAATPAKVATPKTATPKVATPKAATPKVATSKAATPAKVATPKAVTPRAATPAKVATPKAATPAKVATPKSATPAKKTPKKAATPKKTPKKAATPKKTGTPAKRGQKRKLSTPGDDAPAGKRRKQVTVKTPKSARKTPARGTPARKTPARKTPARKTPARKTWADIVKAANKKSTSLAGPVGAKIVKTRTIVQTVASKKLSLAKRKSMLKAPKTPRVGVRTTGHVDSPATIFIRKARTPAAKPLKAATKFRKSGVVKKNTVEAADDSFTGMQEMFTTPSPKAAPKQSSPKKTPVSASKTPMSASKTPVSASKTPEASKTPKSATKTPKSATKTPKSAQKLSVSSLYADLETPNGPGEMYVSPLNTPTPGRGRNSTALAGVARLLKTPKAVSSPVVSPSGLKRLTKTPKTKGAPVKSPAGLKRIMKTPKAKPGKPVESPTGLKRIFHTPKNKSAPLEDLRGLKRLMTTPSQKALDVYEFTDDYTGLPEMFASPVSTTPARKTPAKTPASNKKAPASAKKIASAKKSASPKKATPVKSPAQPAKRGSKRTRVEELSDTAEETIKSPPAKRGRQAKKVTINVPPTPEPAPKKTRKTRATKPAAKQPVEEPVAEVEVVQEAVSPKKSPAKPAKRATRRGKAAAAPETQEEAPAPTRATRGRGKKAAKEVEPEVVVVASPEKVASPAKPATPVQARKTRGGRKAPAKKDVEEAAIKPAPKAASPVKRSRRGAKEAEPEVIEVAASPEKPKRGTKRAAATQEPAAPSPAKKTRATRRGKAAIAEEEKEETPAPASPTKAPAKRGRAARATKKEEVEEPTPVPAKRARTTRAKAEEVVEEAAPPAKKGRATRAKATKASPVKAASPAKTTRTTRKKAVAEEKPATPVKSRSTRGKAAKKPATPTPKKTRAAGKKAAPAKSPTPVKRTLRSRRK; encoded by the exons ATGTTGTTCGGTAAGATCGTGGTGATCAAGCGGAACGGTGAGGACGGGGCGCACTTCCCCCTCACCGCCAACTCGTGTCTGTTCGGGCG AACCAACGAGTGTGATATCAGGATCCAGCTTCCCAACGTTTCCAGGGAACACTGTAAAGTGGACGTGAAAGACAATGAAGAG GTTGTGCTGTCCAACCTAAGTGACATAAACCCCACCATCTTGAATGGCAAGCCTGTCACCAAGTCTGTCGTGGTCCAACACAAGGATGTCTTCACCATCATCGACCGCTCCTTCCGCTTCGAGTTCCCGCCCTCCTCTAAGTTCTGTGTCAGTCCGTCCAAGCGCAAGCAGGCGTCTCCGGACAA gtctgtgaGTTCTGGACCGCTCCATGAGATCCAGGAGGCTGGGGGGAAGGCTGAGGTGCCGGCTGGAACAACCCCAAAGAAAGAGGGCAGCCCAAGTAAAAGAGGTAGTGAAAACG CTGACACCAAGAGCCCTGGTAGAGCCAAGACTCCCAAGAAGACTCCAGGCAAGTCCCCCAAGGCCGCACCTGAAGAGACCGGTACTCCTGCTGCCAAGTCCCCTAAGCGTGCAACGCCTGCCAAGAAAGCAACTCCAAAG AACTCTCCAGCGCGTTCTGCGAGTCCCAAGCCTGAAGAAGACTCGTCCCCTGCCACCAGCCGACGCGCAAGCTCCCCGCTGAAGAAGAGCGGAAAGAAG GCTCCTCCGTTTGGTAGCCCCCGACAACCTGCCGTGATGCCGCTGAAGACTAGCATCACCGAGCTCCGCCGTCGCTCTGCGCCGCTTCAGGAGGCCCTCTCCGAGGAGTCGCCAAAAACTCCAAAGACCA AAAAAGCGACCCCAGCTAAGGCCACACCCGCTAAGTCAGCAAGCAAGAAGAGGAAGTCTTCCGGTCCCTCTGAGTTCGAGTCCCTGTCCAAGCGTGTGTCGTTTGGTCCTGCCCTCAGTCCGGAACACTTTGACAAGAAGCTTCCCCCGGCCCTCCCCTTGCGCCGTGGGGCATCCCCGATGACCAGGCGGTCCACAGGAGGCATTCTCGCTCAAACTCCTGAGTTGAAGAAGAAGCGTTTCTCCTTGGCAGTCAGCCCACGAACCACAACCATAGCAGAGGGAGAAGAGACGACTCCGAAGAGGGCCATCCCACGTGCGAAGAGCCCTAAGGCAAAGACCCCATCTCCGAAGGCTAAAACTCCTTCTCCTAAGGCCAAGACACCTGTGAAGGCTGCCACTCCTAAGGGGAAGACACCTCCCAGGGCAAGGACCCCATCTCCGAAGGCCAAGACCCCATCACCCAAGGCCAAGACACCATCACCTAAGGCCAGGTCCCCATCTCCAAAGGCCAAGACGCCAAAGGCAGCAACTCCGAAGGCCAAGACGCCAACTAAGGCTGCCACACCCAAGAGCAAGACACCTCAAAAGGCCAGGACTCCATCTCCAAAGGCCAAGACACCATCACCCAGGGCCAGGACACCATCACCCAAGGCCAAGACACCATCACCCAAAGCCAAGACGCCCAAGGCAGTCACTCCTAAGGCCAAGACCCCAATGAAGGCAAGTCCCAAGGCAGCCTCTCCCAGGATGGCGTCACCAAAGCAAGTTACCCCCAAGAAGCCTGCTGTGGTTAAAAGGACGCCAACTCCTGCAAGGGTCAAGATGTCCACCCCAGCGAAGGAGGAGCTCAGGAGGGTGATTGCCAAGAAGGCCCTTGGAGCCTCGCCCAACTTGGCTCGTCGGTTCCCCACACCCGTGCGTGAAGAGCTCACGCAAGCTGTCACTGCTCGTGCCGAGAAACTTTCCCCTAAGAGGTCGACTACACCAGTCAGGGCTTCGCCTAAGGCTGCTTCTCCTAAGACAGCTACACCAGCCAAGGCGGCTACACCAGCAAAGGTGGCTACACCCAAAGCCGCTACACCCAAGGCCGCTACACCCAAAGTGGCTACACCCAAGGCCGCTACACCAGCCAAGGTGGCTACACCCAAGGCCGCTACACCCAAGGTGGCTACACCCAAGGCCGCTACACCCAAGGCCGCTACACCGGCCAAGGTGGCTACACCAGCCAAGGTGGCTACACCTAAGGCCGCTACACCGGCAAAGGTGGCTACACCCAAGACCGCTACACCCAAGGTGGCTACACCCAAGGCCGCTACACCCAAGGTGGCTACATCCAAGGCCGCTACACCGGCTAAGGTGGCTACACCCAAGGCCGTTACACCCAGGGCTGCTACACCAGCTAAGGTGGCTACACCCAAGGCCGCTACACCGGCCAAG GTGGCTACACCCAAGTCTGCTACTCCAGCAAAGAAGACTCCCAAGAAAGCAGCAACCCCCAAGAAGACACCCAAGAAGGCAGCAACTCCTAAGAAGACTGGGACCCCAGCAAAGCGTGGCCAAAAGAGGAAATTGAGCACCCCGGGTGATGATGCCCCAGCTGGAAAGCGCAGGAAG CAAGTAACAGTGAAGACTCCAAAGAGCGCCCGCAAGACCCCGGCACGTGGTACTCCGGCCCGCAAGACACCTGCTCGCAAGACTCCAGCCCGCAAGACACCGGCAAGGAAGACCTGGGCAGACATTGTCAAGGCAGCCAACAAGAAG TCTACTTCCCTGGCCGGACCTGTAGGGGCCAAGATTGTGAAGACAAGGACAATCGTCCAAACAGTCGCCAGCAAGAAGCTGTCACTTGCCAAGCGCAAGAGCATGTTGAAGGCTCCCAAG ACCCCAAGGGTGGGCGTGAGGACTACAGGGCATGTCGACTCCCCAGCGACCATCTTTATCCGCAAGGCCAGGACTCCAGCAGCTAAGCCGCTGAAAGCTGCCACCAAGTTCCGCAAGTCTGGCGTTGTCAAGAAGAACACGGTGGAGGCTGCTGACGACAGCTTCACGGGCATGCAGGAGATGTTCACCACTCCCTCACCCAAGGCTGCACCCAAGCAGAGCTCTCCTAAGAAGACCCCCGTGTCTGCTTCCAAGACCCCCATGTCTGCTTCCAAGACCCCTGTGTCTGCTTCCAAGACCCCCGAGGCTTCCAAGACCCCCAAGTCTGCTACCAAGACTCCAAAGTCTGCTACCAAGACTCCAAAGTCAGCCCAAAAGTTGAGTGTGTCCAGCCTGTATGCCGATCTTGAGACCCCAAACGGCCCTGGGGAGATGTACGTGTCCCCCCTCAACACCCCCACTCCAGGCCGTGGCAGGAACAGCACAGCCCTCGCCGGTGTTGCCCGTCTGCTTAAGACACCAAAAGCAGTCAGCTCCCCTGTCGTCAGTCCATCAGGCCTCAAAAGGCTCACCAAGACCCCCAAGACCAAGGGTGCTCCTGTCAAAAGCCCTGCTGGTCTCAAGCGTATCATGAAGACCCCGAAAGCAAAGCCTGGCAAACCAGTGGAGAGTCCCACAGGGCTGAAGCGTATCTTCCACACTCCAAAGAACAAGTCAGCTCCGTTAGAAGACCTGCGTGGCCTCAAAAGGCTGATGACAACTCCAAGTCAAAAGGCACTGGATGTCTACGAGTTCACTGATGACTACACCGGGCTCCCAGAGATGTTCGCCTCCCCTGTCTCTACTACACCTGCAAGGAAGACACCAGCCAAAACCCCAGCAAGTAATAAGAAGGCCCCAGCCAGCGCCAAGAAGATTGCGAGCGCAAAGAAGTCTGCTAGCCCCAAGAAGGCAACTCCAGTCAAATCACCTGCACAGCCAGCTAAACGTGGAAGCAAGCGGACCCGTGTCGAGGAATTGTCTGACACAGCAGAAGAAACCATCAAGTCGCCACCTGCGAAGCGTGGCCGTCAGGCCAAGAAGGTCACTATCAATGTACCACCAACTCCCGAACCAGCTCCCAAGAAGACAAGGAAGACCAGGGCTACCAAACCAGCCGCAAAACAACCTGTGGAGGAGCCGGTGGCTGAGGTGGAAGTCGTCCAAGAGGCTGTCAGCCCAAAGAAGTCGCCTGCAAAGCCAGCCAAGCGGGCGACTCGTAGGGGCAAAGCAGCAGCAGCACCAGAGACCCAAGAGGAAGCTCCAGCACCTACCCGCGCGACTCGCGGTCGTGGCAAAAAGGCGGCCAAAGAAGTGGAACCAGAAGTGGTGGTGGTTGCCAGTCCAGAGAAGGTGGCCTCACCTGCAAAACCTGCCACACCTGTGCAGGCCAGGAAGACAAGGGGAGGTAGGAAAGCACCTGCTAAGAAGGATGTTGAGGAGGCTGCCATCAAACCTGCACCCAAGGCTGCCTCGCCTGTAAAACGCTCCAGGCGTGGAGCCAAAGAAGCAGAACCAGAGGTCATCGAGGTCGCCGCTTCTCCAGAGAAACCCAAGAGAGGAACCAAGAGGGCAGCAGCAACTCAGGAACCTGCAGCACCTTCTCCTGCCAAGAAGACACGTGCTACAAGACGTGGAAAGGCAGCTATCGCCgaggaagagaaggaggaaACACCAGCACCTGCCTCTCCTACAAAGGCTCCAGCAAAGCGAGGCAGGGCCGCGAGGGCTACAAAGAAAGAAGAGGTCGAAGAACCCACCCCAGTACCTGCCAAAAGGGCCCGCACCACTAGGGCTAAAGCAGAAGAAGTAGTTGAGGAAGCTGCACCACCTGCCAAGAAGGGTCGTGCAACCAGGGCAAAGGCGACTAAAGCATCCCCGGTGAAGGCAGCGTCTCCAGCCAAGACCACCCGCACCACCAGGAAGAAGGCAGTAGCTGAGGAGAAGCCAGCCACTCCGGTCAAGTCTAGAAGTACGCGGGGAAAGGCCGCCAAAAAACCAGCCACTCCAACACCCAAGAAAACCAGGGCAGCGGGgaagaaggcagcgcctgccaagtCTCCGACACCAGTAAAGAGGACCCTCAGGTCTAGAAGGAAGTGA